In one Lolium rigidum isolate FL_2022 chromosome 3, APGP_CSIRO_Lrig_0.1, whole genome shotgun sequence genomic region, the following are encoded:
- the LOC124694721 gene encoding late embryogenesis abundant protein D-34-like has translation MSQGQPRRPASSEQAQGEDGAIRYGDVFPAVRGGLAKKPVAPQDAATMQSAETLMFGETVKGGPAAAMQSASMRNERMGAVAHDQATDATAEQGVSVSETRVPGGRIVTEFVAGAGQAVGQYLAPDDDAPAVGGGGGAGVADGTKITIGEALEAAGYAAGSRPVELSDAAAIQAAEVRATGLDANIPGGLAAEAQSAADSNALAASDEDKTTLGDVLSDATRLLVADKEVEVDDAARVAMAETRNKEDGTARPGGVAASMATAARINSHSGTRI, from the exons ATGAGCCAGGGGCAGCCCAGGAGGCCGGCGTCGTCCGAGCAGGCGCAGGGCGAGGACGGCGCGATCAGGTACGGCGACGTGTTCCCGGCCGTGAGAGGCGGCCTCGCCAAGAAGCCCGTGGCGCCGCAGGACGCGGCGACGATGCAGTCAGCGGAGACCCTCATGTTCGGGGAGACGGTGaagggcgggccggccgccgcgatGCAGTCCGCCTCCATGCGGAACGAGCGCATGGGCGCCGTCGCCCACGACCAGGCCACGGACGCCACCGCCGAGCAGGGGGTCTCCGTGTCCGAGACCCGAGTCCCCGGCGGACGCATCGTCACCGAGTTCGTCGCTGGGGCTGGACAG GCTGTGGGTCAGTACCTAGCGCCGGATGATGATGCTCCCGCcgttggaggtggcggcggcgcaggtgTGGCGGATGGCACGAAGATAACGATCGGCGAGGCGCTGGAGGCGGCGGGTTACGCGGCGGGAAGCAGGCCGGTGGAGCTCAGCGACGCGGCAGCGATCCAGGCGGCGGAAGTGAGGGCCACCGGGCTGGACGCCAATATCCCCGGTGGGTTAGCCGCAGAGGCGCAGTCGGCCGCGGACTCCAACGCCCTGGCCGCAAGCGACGAGGACAAGACCACTCTCGGCGACGTCCTCTCG GATGCGACGAGGCTGCTGGTTGCGGacaaggaggtggaggtggacgatGCGGCGAGGGTGGCGATGGCCGAGACGCGGAACAAGGAGGACGGGACGGCGAGGCCTGGAGGGGTGGCCGCGTCCATGGCTACAGCCGCGCGGATCAACAGCCATAGCGGGACGCGTATATAG